The DNA window ATCCCGCTATGATTGCATGGCCGTGTCCCGTGCCGGTGCTCAGGGCGTCATGCAGATCATGCCCAAGACCCAACAGGAGCTCGGGCTCACGGCTCCGTTTGATCCGGCGGCCAATGTGGAGGCCGGTATACGGTATTTCAAGCGTCTGCTCGACCGTTTCGGAGATACCCGTCTTGCCCTGGCCGCGTACAATGCAGGACCTGGCCAGGTGGACAAGTACAAAGGGGTGCCCCCCTTTCCCGAGACCAGGAAATACGTGCGGGATGTTTTGGAGAAGTACGCCCAGCTCAAGCCCGGCAAACAGCGAAAGTAGGATATTCGAGGCGGTTACGCGTTGATGCTGGTGACCTGAACCATGCCCGGATGTCACAAAAACACTTTCCTGCGGGTACCTGCACGTTGATGGTCCCCTTGTCCTCCTTGATGCGCCAACCTTAAGCTGTTTCAGGAAGTCAACCATGTTCAATGCTGCCAATATCCTGACACTGGCCCGGATCTGTGCGGTCCCCCTGATCGTTCTCATCCTCTATTTTCCCGGCAAGATCAGTTGCCTGATGGCCCTGTTGCTGTTTGTGGCAGCTTGCCTGACCGATTACGTGGACGGGATGGTGGCCCGCAAATATAATCTGGTGACCAACGTGGGCAAGTTCATGGATCCCATTGCCGACAAGATCCTCATTGCCGCGGTATTGGTCATGCTCACGGAGCTGCACTGGTTGCCGGCCTGGATCGCCATTGTCATCATCAGCCGGGAGATTATCGTCACCGGGCTTCGGGCCATTGCCGCTGATCAGGGCAAGGTCATTGCCGCGGACATGCTGGGCAAATCCAAGACACTGGTCCAGATGTTTGCCCTGGGGCCCCTCATCCTCCACTATCCATGGTTCGGTTTTGATCCGGTTCCCCTGGGTACGTTCATCCTGTATATTGCCCTTGTTCTGACCATCCTTTCGGGGGCGAACTACCTGCGCAATTTCTACAAGGTCTGGATGGAATAATATACTACCCATGGACTGACCGCTGATTTTTTCCAGACAAGGAGCATTGCATGGCCCAGATAGATGCCTTTTTCGAGATGATGCACAATCTCGGTGCTTCGGATCTCCATCTTTCCTCGGGATCGCAACCGATCATCCGATTGCGTGGTGACATGCAGCGGATCAAATACAAGGTTATGGAGCATGAGGAACTCAAGGCCATGCTCTATGAAATTTGTCCCGAGGCCAAGATCAAGCAGTTCGAGGAAACAGGGGACATCGATTTTTCCTATGAAGTGCCTCACATCGCACGATACAGGGCCAATTTCTTTTTGCAGCGCCGGGGCGTGGGCGCTGTGTTCAGGGAGATCCCCCAGAAAATTTTGACCATTGAAGACCTCAACCTGCCGGAGATCCTGCGCAGCCTGGCCATGCTTCCCAAGGGGCTCGTTCTGGTCACGGGACCGACGGGAAGCGGAAAGTCAACCACTCTGGCAGCGATCATCGATTACGTGAACAAAAGCCGCAGGGATCACATCCTGACCATTGAAGATCCCATCGAGTTCGTGCATGAACCCATCAACTGCCTTATCAATCAGCGGGAAGTAGGCCGGGACACCAAGAGTTTTCAGGCTGCCTTGCGCGGTGCCCTGCGCGAAGATCCCGATGTCATCCTCGTGGGCGAAATGCGCGATCTGGAAACCATCCAGCTCGCCCTTGAAGCGGCCGAAACTGGCCATCTTGTCTTTGGAACCCTGCACACCATTTCGGCTTCCAAGACCATTGACCGTATCATCGAGGTCTTTCCCGGCGAACTGCAGGGCCAGATCCGTTCCGGTCTGGCCGATTCCCTGAGGGCTGTTGTCGCCCAGACCCTGTTCAAGCGGATTGATATGCCCGGACGGGTGGCGGCCCTGGAAATCCTGATCGCCACACCAGCCGTGCGCAATCTCATTCGCGAGAACAAGAATTTTCAGATCAATTCCGTCATTGAAACCGGGAGAAAATTCGGGATGCAGGCTTTGGACGACGCCATCATGAAATTGGTCGAGGCCCAGATCATTGATCCCCTGGATGCCTATAACCAGGCCGTCAACAAGTCGAAATTCAGGGATCTTTTGGCTGAACCACCCCTGGATGTCACGGAAATGTAGAGGGAATACCCCATGCAACGCTCCCAGCTCGATCACCTGGTGGGTCAGATCATGGCCCACGCACCAGATACCTCGGACATCATTTTCACGGTGGGCAAGGCCATTCAGACCGAGGTGCACGGTGAGCTGATCGATGCCGTTACCACTCCGGATCTGGGGCCCCTCAAGCCCTTTCAGGTTGAATCCGTGGCCATGTGCCTGATGGGTTCGAACATGCGCCTGTTTCGGGAACAGGTGAAAACAGGGGCCTGCGATCTGTCCTACGAGCTGCCCGGGCGATTTCGGTTTCGCGTCAATGTGCTTGGCCAGCGCGGTTCTCTGGCCGTTGTCATGCGCAAGCTGTCCATGAGGGTGCCGACCGTGGAAGAGTTGGGCCTGCCCGCGATTTTTGAGCACATGGCCCGGGAACAATACGGGTTGATTCTGGTCACTGGTGGCACCGGTACCGGCAAGTCAACGTCCCTGGCAGCGCTTATCAATACGATCAACGAAAATTTTCCCAAACATATCATTACCCTTGAAGATCCTGTGGAATATGTGCACCCCCACAAAAAGGGCACGGTCAATCAGCGGGAACTGGGTGTTGATTTCGACAGCTTTGCTTCGGGGCTGCGCGCTGCCCTGCGCCAGGCCCCCAAGGTCATTCTGGTTGGTGAAATTCGTGACAGGGAGACCGTGCAGATCGCCCTTGAGGCGGCCGAAACGGGTCATCTGGTCCTGGGTACATTGCATACCAGTGATGCGGGACAAACCCTCAACAGGATCATCGGCATGTTCGATCTTTCCGAAGAGCGGCTGGTTCGATCCCGATTGTGCGCGAGTCTGAAATACGTTGTTTCCCAGCGGTTACTGCCCAAAAAGGGCGGAGGACGTGTGGCCGCGTTCGAGATTTTGAGAAACACGCTGCGGATCAAGGATGTGATCACCAACGGGGAAACAGAGGACAAGACCTTTTATTCCATTCTGGAACAGGGTGGGACCTTTGGGATGGTCACCTTTGATCAATACCTCGCCAAGCTGTACGAACAGGGACTCATTGACGAGGAGGTTGCCCTGCTTTCAGGGTCTGATAAATCCCGACTGGGGCAGATGCTCGACAGAATCAAGGCGGAACGGGGAGAAACGGTCACGACCATCAAGGGGCTTGAACTTGATACCGAATACGGACAAAACTGGTAGGCAGAATCGGATTCCCACCCGTTTTACCGTGTGTCCCGTAGCCCCATCATGCAAGGGAAGAGGAGCGATCCGCTCATGGATGTACAATGTTCTTCGTGCAGCAAGGTGATCACCATCCCGAAGGAAAAGGTGCCTGACGGGCCCTTTTCCTTTGTGTGCCCGTATTGCCGGGATCGGGTTCAGGTCGACCCGTTCCTGACGGATAACGGCCAGGGGGAGCTGTCTTCTGTCGAACCCGATGCCATTCATCCCGGGACCAAGGCCGCCCTGATTTTTGTGGCGGATGAAGACTGGCGGCGTGGGGCCAGGAATTTTTTTGCCGGCAAGGGGTATTATTGCGTGCTCCCTGAAACGTCCGCCATTGCCCGGCTCAAGCTGAAATTGCAGCACCACGATGTTATCCTTGTGCAGGAAGGCGATGACAGTGAACCCCTTTGGGAGGTCATTCATGCCTGGCGTGGGCTTGAACGCAGACAGCGCAACGTGATCATGCTGGGAGAAGGGGTGGACAGTCTCCGGTCCGACCAGGCGTTTGTCCGTGGCGTCAACGCCTGTTTGGCCCTCAGGGATGGAGATCGTAAAGAGGATTTGTTGGCATCGTGTCTCAAGGAACACGAACTGCTTCTCTTGCCGTGGAGATTGGCAAGAGAGATGGAGTCGTCGGACTGATGAGCGTTTCCAACGTGAGTGGATTGCGTGCACGGGTGTACAATTGCCTGCAGACCATCCTGGACCTGGAGTCTGATCTTGATAGGGCCGGGCTGGCAGACAATCTTCTCGAGGAATTGAACGAAATCAAGGGCCTTATCAACCATACCCATACCTGGGATTTGAAGGAGGCTGATGTGCTGCGCATCGAACGGGCTACAGCTGATTTTCTTCGTGAGCTCGAGATGCCGTTATCCCTGCGCAAAAAGATCGGATCTGTTTTTCGCGTGCAATAAAGAGGTGTCATGACTTGGATGCGTGTTCTTTTCTGTTGTTTTGCTCTGCTCGACATTGCTTTGGCGGTGCAACTGACTTGTGGGAGCAAGGGATGGATGGAGTATGTGCGTCTCAAACAGACACATGATCGTTTGGCGGCCCAAATCGAAACGGTTTCCACCAGGAATATGGCCTTAAGTGAAGAAATTCGGTTGATCAAGAAAAGCCCGGCCTATGTGGAACGCATGGCCCGGGCTGAGTTCAATTTTGTTGCACCGAATGAAATTCTCTATCTGTTCGAGCCCTTGTCAAAGACGAAGCACCCCCGAACCCCACATGATTGAGATAGGTTGGTGGTTTGATTCGATGGCACCAGCGTATGTCGGGAGGAAGAATCATGCAGGATAAAATCCGTTTTTATGAAGAAATGATGGCTCTTGAGCCCGGATCAAAGCTTTTTTTCCCTTTTGCCAAGATGCTGATGGACGGGGGCAGGTACGAACATGCCCGAAGTGTCCTCGAGCAGGGACTCAACGCCCATCCTGAATTCATGGAAGCCCGGTTGCTTTTGCTTGACGTGCTGCACCACCTGGGTCTTGGTGATGAGGCCAACCAGCAAGGCCAAAAAATTATTCGCCTTTTGGGGCGATACCAAGGATTCTGGACATCCTGGGAGAACTCTCTTGAGGTGGACAATGACCGGGATCTGCTTCTTGCTCTGCGGTTTGTACGCAGTGCATTGCAGGGCAACCCCTTGCGATGGGTGGATATTTTGGACAGAGGGTGCAGCCAGTTGCTTCAAGGGCTTGCTGCTGCCGGGGGCCCTGATCGGGAAAAGGATCCCTGTTCAGACCGCGACTTCCGGGATGCCGGAAAAAGCCTGCAGGGGGCAACGCAGGAAAACGGTTTACAGGAAGTTCCTGCTTCTCCGGGTTTGACCGATGATCCTGCTGAAGCTCGTGATACAGAGGTGGTGGAAGGCGAGATTGATGTGCCTGGTCAAAAAGGCATTTCTGAAGGGGATACGGCTCATTGGGAACCTTGTGACTTGGAAGAGGCTACTTCCCTTGTCGACTCTGAGCCTTCTGGCGATCCTGCGGCTTGTTTTGCAAAAGACGAACCCGCAAATGATCAGGATGCCGATGAGGTCGAGGCCATTTCCATTGATCCGGATGTACGCACGAAAACCATGGCCGACCTACTCATGAAGCAGGAAGAATACAGCCAGGCTCTTGAGATTTACCAAGAGTTGTGGAAATCATGCCCTCCGGGTCAGGATCGTCATGAGCTTGAACAAGCCATGAACGAGGCTCGGCAAAGGCTGGCGCAGGGGCACGAAGAGACAGGCATCCTCGACAGCGTGCCTTCTGATCCCTTGGCAGGGCAGGAAACGGACGAAGTGGTCAAGACTCTTTCAGCCTTGGCTGACCGCCTGGATGAACGCTCCAAGTCATAGCCCATAGGAAACATTGCCCTGTCCTTGTGCATGCAGATCGCCCGTCCCGGTACCGTGAGGTAGAGCCTGGTACCGAGGATGGGTTCTTGTTTGATCATTCATGAGTGATCAAACTTGCGAATTTCCGTTTCATACAGGTTCTGCATGTCTTTGAGCTTCTGCAACTTACGGTCCATTTCCTGCTTTTTTTTGATGTGCCATGCCTGATGTCGGCCAATGTTGTTTCTGGCGCTGATGAATACGTAGCCAAGTCCCCAGATGGACAGCATAGCCGCGACAATGGTCACGATGATGATCATTTCCATGATCGCTCCTCGGGTGAGTGGTAAAGGCCGGGTGGTTCGGCCGAAAAAGTTTGCGGGATCAGGCTGTGTTCACCATTCCAGCCTGTTGGGAGCGTAGAAATTCGTCCAAGGTTTCCTGTTCCAATGAGCCAAGGAGCACCAGAATTTCTTCCAGTGGTTTGCCCGTTGCCGTGCTTTTTTGATATTGCTTGGCCTTGTTGAGCTGTTTGCCGGAGACAAGGCCCTGTTGTACAAGCTGAAGGGCGATATTTTGGCGGGGCTGTGCAATGGCTCTCGGTGCCTTGCTGGATGGCACCTGTTCGTTCGCCTGACGTTCAAGCCTGAGCGCTTCGGCTTTTGCCTTGATCTGCTGGGTCTCTTTGACCATGGCCTGATAGGTCTTGGTCAGTTGGTCATCCTTGTTGCGAATCTTGGCAAGACTCCGGGATTCCCATGTCTGGATGTATTTGAAGATGATTGCGTCAACAATACCAAAGGCCAGAACGATCAGACAGGAATAAAGGATAAACATGTTACGGCTACCTGTGCAGTTGAGGGTGGTGCGCTGGATCCGAGTAGATACACCATTCCCCGGTTGAACGTTTGCGGGTCGGGGAAACAAGGTGAACAGAGTTAAACGGACATGTCACGCATTGTGCCACGCTCGCCCTTGGGGCCATGGTTGGTGGAAATCCAGGGGAAATGGTTTCCCAAAGGGTTGGCGTGAACTTTAAAACGCCCTTATTCATACATTTTGTAAACTGCTTACAAAACCATTTGCAAATAATCAAATTATTTGAAAACGCACTGGAGGTTTTTGATCTATGCGCAAGGTTCTGCTTGTCACCTGTTGTCTTGCCTGTTGTTTGGGCTGTTCCATGCTCAAAACCTCTAAACGGTGGTACAGGGAATACATCAATCCCACTCCCAAAGTTGACTTGACCGTGCAAGCCCATGAGCAGAGTGCTCCCCAAGGGTTTGCTGCGTCCTTTGTACCTGTTGATACAAAACTCAACCTGCTGGAACGCGATTTTTCAACTCAGGATAAATATCCCGAGGATGCATGGTTTGATGCCTTTCTGGTCAAATATCCCTGGATCGATCAGATTGTGGCTGTCAATGTGCATGGAGAGGTTTTGACCAGCCGGACTGCTGGTGCTGGCATGGACGAAAGCATCGACTATGAGCCCCTGTGCCATGGAGATATCGAGCACCGGCTGCCCAAGGCGCATGTCGTGTCTGGCCCGTCCGGCAGGATGATCGCATTGAGCATGCCGTTTTTCAAGAATAACAAATGGAAGGGCTGCCTGGTGGCCTTGTTTGCCTGGGACAAGGTCGTGCGGTTTGCTCCGTCGGCCGATGATCTGATTATCCTGGACGGTCAGGGGAACGTCTTGTGGCCTGGACGGTATGGCGACTTCATGCCCGGGGTGACCGGCCAACCGTGGCAGGATCGCCTTGCCGATCAGGTCAGTGGTGAGATTGAGGTGCAAGGAAAGCATTTTTTCTGGCTCGGCCGTTCCTTTGCAGGGAGTTGGCTGGTCTACATGTCAGAGATCAGAGACTCGTAAGAGGTCTGTGACTGCTGAGAACAACGTTCCCGAGAGCAAGGACCTGTCTGGTTTCTTGTGGACAAGAACACCGGATGGATGCGTTGCCGAGAACAAAACGTCGAGGAAGTGGAATGGAAAAACAGGGAGGGTCTATGCGTCAGGTCACTGTCACGGAGCATCTTCTTGTGCACCAGCGGGAATCGGATATGGCAACGGGTCGGTTCACCCGTTTGCTGAATGAAATCATTCTTTCGGCCAAGCTCATCTCCAGGGATGTGACCAAGGCTGGTCTGCTGAACATTCTGGGCAAGACCGGCGAGGTGAACATTCAGGGTGAAGAGGTGCGCAAAATGGACGATTACGCCAATCGTGTGCTTATTCACCGTTTGGAACGGGCTGGCGTCCTTTGCGCCATGGCTTCGGAGGAAAATGCCGATCTTATCGAAATCCCTGAAACCTTCCCGGTTGGCGACTATTTTCTGGCCTTTGATCCCCTGGATGGATCCGCGAATATTGATGCCAACGTGAGTATTGGAACCATTTTCGGCATATACAGAAGAAAAGGCGGGACCGGACGTAGCGTGACCCTGGGCGAGGTCTTGCAGCGGGGAGCCGAGCAGGTTGCTGCCGGTTATGTCATCTATGGGTCCTCCACCATGCTCGTGTATACGGCAGGCAACGGGGTCAACGGGTTTACCCTTGATCCTAGTGTGGGGGAATTCCTGCTCTCACACCCCAATATCCGGATTCCCGAGGAGGGAAGAATCTATTCGGTCAATGAGGGCTATTGGGATTTTTGGGACGAGGCCACCCAGGAGGCTGTCCAGTATTTCAAGTCGCCCAACAATCATAACGGGAAAGTCTATTCCATGCGTTATATTGGGTCCCTGGTTTCCGACTTTCATCGGAATTTGCTGTACGGAGGGATATTTTTGTACCCCCGGGACAACAGGGATCCCAAGAAAAAGCACGGCAAGCTCCGCTACCTGGTGGAGGCCGCGCCCATGGCCATGATCGCGGAACAGGCCGGGGGCATGGCCATTGACGGCCATCGACGCATCCTTGATATCGAACCCCAGGAGATCCATGAACGGGTTCCCTTGATTGTCGGCTCCAAAAATGAGGTCCTCAAGGTGCAGGAAATCTATGCCAGGCATGCCGAGGCCGCTCGCTAGCCATGCTTTGTCTCGGAATTGAAAGTTCGTGTGACGAAACCGCCATGGCCCTGGTTCGCGACGGCGTACTCCTTGGCGAGCGCATCGCTTCCCAGGTGGATATGCATGCGGTATTTGGCGGGGTGGTGCCCGAGCTGGCTTCCAGGGAACACCTCCGGTGGCTGTATCCCCTCCTGGACGAGCTCTTGCAGGAAGCCGGGCTTGCTGTCTCGGCCATTGAATGCGTGGCCGTTTCCAGGGGGCCCGGTCTTCTCGGCAGT is part of the Desulfoplanes formicivorans genome and encodes:
- a CDS encoding lytic transglycosylase domain-containing protein, translating into MKLILVVLATLVILTHGEGPRAGVIYYYEGPDGVLHFTDLPLTRHYKPFVFWGNATGEAKERIKRLIRKYAAQYGVDENLIQALAHVESRYDCMAVSRAGAQGVMQIMPKTQQELGLTAPFDPAANVEAGIRYFKRLLDRFGDTRLALAAYNAGPGQVDKYKGVPPFPETRKYVRDVLEKYAQLKPGKQRK
- the pgsA gene encoding CDP-diacylglycerol--glycerol-3-phosphate 3-phosphatidyltransferase, whose translation is MFNAANILTLARICAVPLIVLILYFPGKISCLMALLLFVAACLTDYVDGMVARKYNLVTNVGKFMDPIADKILIAAVLVMLTELHWLPAWIAIVIISREIIVTGLRAIAADQGKVIAADMLGKSKTLVQMFALGPLILHYPWFGFDPVPLGTFILYIALVLTILSGANYLRNFYKVWME
- a CDS encoding type IV pilus twitching motility protein PilT, which gives rise to MAQIDAFFEMMHNLGASDLHLSSGSQPIIRLRGDMQRIKYKVMEHEELKAMLYEICPEAKIKQFEETGDIDFSYEVPHIARYRANFFLQRRGVGAVFREIPQKILTIEDLNLPEILRSLAMLPKGLVLVTGPTGSGKSTTLAAIIDYVNKSRRDHILTIEDPIEFVHEPINCLINQREVGRDTKSFQAALRGALREDPDVILVGEMRDLETIQLALEAAETGHLVFGTLHTISASKTIDRIIEVFPGELQGQIRSGLADSLRAVVAQTLFKRIDMPGRVAALEILIATPAVRNLIRENKNFQINSVIETGRKFGMQALDDAIMKLVEAQIIDPLDAYNQAVNKSKFRDLLAEPPLDVTEM
- a CDS encoding type IV pilus twitching motility protein PilT is translated as MQRSQLDHLVGQIMAHAPDTSDIIFTVGKAIQTEVHGELIDAVTTPDLGPLKPFQVESVAMCLMGSNMRLFREQVKTGACDLSYELPGRFRFRVNVLGQRGSLAVVMRKLSMRVPTVEELGLPAIFEHMAREQYGLILVTGGTGTGKSTSLAALINTINENFPKHIITLEDPVEYVHPHKKGTVNQRELGVDFDSFASGLRAALRQAPKVILVGEIRDRETVQIALEAAETGHLVLGTLHTSDAGQTLNRIIGMFDLSEERLVRSRLCASLKYVVSQRLLPKKGGGRVAAFEILRNTLRIKDVITNGETEDKTFYSILEQGGTFGMVTFDQYLAKLYEQGLIDEEVALLSGSDKSRLGQMLDRIKAERGETVTTIKGLELDTEYGQNW
- a CDS encoding FtsB family cell division protein; the protein is MTWMRVLFCCFALLDIALAVQLTCGSKGWMEYVRLKQTHDRLAAQIETVSTRNMALSEEIRLIKKSPAYVERMARAEFNFVAPNEILYLFEPLSKTKHPRTPHD
- the fbp gene encoding class 1 fructose-bisphosphatase, which encodes MRQVTVTEHLLVHQRESDMATGRFTRLLNEIILSAKLISRDVTKAGLLNILGKTGEVNIQGEEVRKMDDYANRVLIHRLERAGVLCAMASEENADLIEIPETFPVGDYFLAFDPLDGSANIDANVSIGTIFGIYRRKGGTGRSVTLGEVLQRGAEQVAAGYVIYGSSTMLVYTAGNGVNGFTLDPSVGEFLLSHPNIRIPEEGRIYSVNEGYWDFWDEATQEAVQYFKSPNNHNGKVYSMRYIGSLVSDFHRNLLYGGIFLYPRDNRDPKKKHGKLRYLVEAAPMAMIAEQAGGMAIDGHRRILDIEPQEIHERVPLIVGSKNEVLKVQEIYARHAEAAR